A window of the bacterium genome harbors these coding sequences:
- a CDS encoding serine protease, producing the protein MRGIAGLVALGLLAGAGVGPAAPVPRAHASAVSQGVVRTGGPLPAAITAVVVVPVVPETPVPVVAPRPPHGPDPAVFQLVTMTRANGTYHSVTAGTAFFVDSDGNALTNSHVVYAAYKDPAHYQLLAIIGDEFYSAATVCASVLADAPVNRPVPVPLGRDVAQIRVIPSVFEFDRIRDPRAGVIYLAHRSTLPRFASLTLGSAPSVGEAVRVVGYGETESPTVADEQWTATGAVSSLATAEDGTPIFEIVSENRPRPGNSGSPVLDDQGHVVGIYTWNVAESATVGAAIASAALAPACP; encoded by the coding sequence TTGCGGGGGATCGCGGGGTTGGTCGCGCTGGGGCTGCTGGCGGGCGCAGGAGTCGGGCCCGCCGCACCGGTGCCCCGCGCGCACGCGAGCGCCGTTTCCCAGGGGGTCGTGCGGACCGGCGGCCCGCTTCCCGCGGCCATAACCGCGGTCGTCGTCGTTCCGGTGGTGCCCGAGACGCCCGTCCCCGTGGTCGCGCCGCGTCCGCCGCACGGGCCGGACCCCGCGGTATTTCAGCTGGTCACGATGACCCGCGCCAACGGCACGTACCACTCCGTCACGGCCGGCACGGCGTTTTTCGTAGACTCCGACGGGAACGCGCTTACGAACAGTCACGTCGTGTACGCGGCGTATAAGGATCCGGCCCACTACCAACTGCTCGCGATCATCGGAGACGAGTTCTACAGCGCGGCGACGGTGTGCGCGAGCGTGCTGGCCGACGCGCCGGTCAACCGGCCCGTCCCCGTGCCGCTCGGCCGGGACGTGGCGCAGATTCGAGTCATCCCGTCCGTGTTCGAGTTCGACCGGATTCGGGATCCCCGCGCGGGCGTCATCTACCTGGCACACCGCTCGACGTTACCGCGATTCGCGTCGCTCACGCTGGGCAGCGCGCCCTCGGTGGGGGAGGCGGTGCGGGTCGTCGGCTACGGGGAAACCGAGAGCCCCACGGTCGCCGACGAGCAGTGGACGGCCACCGGCGCGGTGAGCAGCCTGGCCACAGCGGAAGACGGTACGCCCATCTTCGAAATCGTGTCGGAGAATCGCCCTCGGCCTGGCAACAGCGGCTCGCCGGTGCTGGACGATCAAGGTCACGTGGTCGGCATCTACACGTGGAACGTCGCCGAGAGCGCCACGGTCGGGGCGGCGATCGCGAGCGCGGCGCTCGCCCCCGCCTGTCCGTAG
- a CDS encoding DinB family protein, producing the protein MDAASIVRRGLESTYDRLQRCVGDLTDEEAGQVLAGQLTGATWQLGHTVLVDAAVIKRAGGTSVVPDAYGDLFKMGSGGRASYPPLADVRKALDGTQAALLHLAATADYSKPVEGQNYSNVGEMLVFNCVHRGYHIGKLTTLRALLRKQRLFG; encoded by the coding sequence ATGGATGCCGCATCAATAGTACGGAGAGGGCTCGAATCCACATATGATCGCCTGCAACGGTGCGTCGGCGACCTGACGGACGAGGAGGCCGGGCAGGTCCTCGCCGGACAATTGACGGGCGCCACGTGGCAACTCGGGCACACGGTGCTCGTGGACGCCGCCGTCATCAAGCGGGCCGGCGGCACGTCCGTGGTCCCGGACGCGTACGGGGATCTGTTCAAGATGGGCAGCGGCGGCCGGGCCTCCTATCCGCCGCTTGCGGACGTCCGGAAAGCACTCGACGGCACGCAGGCGGCCCTGCTCCACCTCGCGGCGACGGCCGACTACAGCAAGCCGGTGGAGGGGCAGAACTACTCGAATGTGGGCGAGATGCTCGTCTTCAACTGCGTCCACCGCGGCTATCACATCGGGAAACTGACGACCCTGCGGGCGCTTCTCCGCAAGCAGCGACTGTTCGGCTAG
- a CDS encoding carboxymuconolactone decarboxylase family protein: MTNRELRERGIAIRKTLWPDRESRIAVFRALDPEYAEFILESAYGGVYGDPTIDLRTRSLITCAVLTALGRERGLESHLRGALNIGVTSAALIAMCKQVALYAGFPVATDAFRILKAVLDERRAKEET; this comes from the coding sequence GTGACGAACCGCGAGCTGCGTGAGCGCGGCATCGCGATCCGAAAGACGCTGTGGCCCGACCGGGAGAGCAGGATCGCGGTCTTCCGAGCGCTCGACCCTGAGTACGCGGAGTTCATCCTCGAGAGTGCGTACGGCGGCGTCTACGGCGACCCGACGATCGACCTGCGCACCCGGAGCCTGATCACCTGCGCGGTCCTCACCGCGCTGGGGCGGGAGCGCGGGCTCGAGAGTCACCTCCGCGGCGCCCTGAACATCGGCGTCACCTCCGCGGCGCTCATCGCGATGTGCAAGCAGGTCGCGCTCTATGCCGGGTTCCCGGTCGCCACCGACGCGTTCCGGATCCTCAAGGCGGTGCTCGACGAGCGTCGGGCGAAGGAGGAGACGTAG
- a CDS encoding arginase family protein: protein MTPVRLGTTLLVPFRVGALMPDLCVAGDPEVLRPVLPEGTPQERLGALCGAVAERIAAGGVGVAYVGDCVLTLGVLAGLERRGVAPRVIWLDAHGDFHTWETTRSGHLVGMPLAMAVGRGEQTIVRAAGLTPVAEERVLLVDARDLDPGEDDAVAASRMRRVTVDQLRRAPVPDGPLYVHLDIDVVNPVEIPAVNYPAPGGPSAEQVRDALAHVAETGRVAALSVTLWEPRLPGASQSAAAVARLVEPFLATSPPSPDARRAPP from the coding sequence ATGACCCCGGTCCGTCTGGGCACGACGCTCCTGGTTCCCTTTCGCGTTGGCGCACTGATGCCGGACCTGTGCGTCGCCGGGGACCCCGAGGTGCTCCGCCCGGTCCTCCCCGAAGGAACGCCGCAGGAGCGTCTCGGCGCGCTGTGCGGTGCCGTCGCGGAGCGCATCGCCGCGGGCGGGGTTGGCGTCGCGTACGTCGGTGACTGCGTGCTCACGCTCGGCGTGCTCGCCGGGCTCGAGCGGCGCGGCGTTGCGCCGCGCGTGATCTGGCTGGACGCCCACGGAGACTTCCACACGTGGGAGACGACCCGGTCCGGGCATCTCGTCGGCATGCCGCTCGCGATGGCCGTGGGGCGGGGCGAGCAGACGATCGTACGTGCGGCCGGATTGACGCCGGTCGCCGAGGAACGCGTCCTGCTGGTGGACGCGCGCGATCTCGACCCCGGCGAGGACGACGCGGTCGCCGCGTCGCGCATGCGCCGCGTCACCGTGGATCAGCTTCGGCGAGCGCCGGTTCCGGACGGACCGCTCTACGTGCACCTGGACATCGACGTCGTGAACCCGGTGGAGATCCCCGCGGTTAACTATCCCGCGCCGGGCGGGCCCTCCGCAGAGCAGGTGCGCGACGCGTTGGCGCACGTCGCGGAGACGGGACGCGTCGCGGCGCTCAGCGTGACGTTGTGGGAACCGCGTCTGCCTGGCGCGAGTCAGTCGGCCGCGGCGGTGGCGCGCCTCGTCGAACCGTTCCTGGCTACGTCTCCTCCTTCGCCCGACGCTCGTCGAGCACCGCCTTGA
- a CDS encoding metalloregulator ArsR/SmtB family transcription factor: MPNNGDTEAIVDPRALALAQALADPLRLMILHALMGGPAAVSEIVSATGEAQPKVSNHLALLRQRGLVRATRAGRQIVYELRDASVGQLVESLSAVAGASRPATRRSAPIVNARTCYDHLAGRLGVAVFDALVTRRAIVPPDPSGGPVELGPAGAETFGALGVDPLALRRERRQFATACLDWTERRPHLGGALGAALWAKLLERGWVVRRPGTRAVILTETGRRALHRTLGMRAAAG, from the coding sequence ATGCCGAACAACGGTGATACGGAAGCGATCGTGGACCCGCGGGCTCTCGCGCTCGCTCAGGCGCTCGCAGATCCGCTTCGGTTGATGATCCTCCACGCGTTGATGGGGGGGCCGGCGGCGGTGTCGGAGATCGTGTCGGCGACGGGCGAGGCGCAGCCGAAAGTGTCCAACCACCTAGCGTTGCTGCGGCAGCGCGGGCTGGTGCGGGCGACCCGCGCGGGCCGGCAGATCGTCTACGAGCTGCGCGACGCTTCGGTCGGCCAGCTCGTCGAATCGCTCTCTGCCGTTGCCGGGGCGTCGCGGCCGGCCACCCGAAGATCTGCGCCGATCGTCAACGCGCGGACGTGCTATGACCATCTGGCGGGCCGGCTCGGCGTGGCGGTCTTCGACGCGCTCGTCACGCGGCGGGCGATCGTCCCGCCAGATCCGTCCGGTGGGCCGGTCGAGCTGGGGCCGGCGGGCGCGGAGACGTTCGGTGCGCTCGGCGTGGATCCGCTGGCGCTGCGGCGGGAGCGGCGTCAGTTCGCGACGGCATGTCTCGATTGGACCGAACGGCGCCCCCACCTGGGCGGCGCACTCGGCGCAGCCCTGTGGGCGAAGTTGCTGGAGCGCGGGTGGGTGGTGCGCCGACCCGGCACGCGCGCCGTGATCCTCACGGAGACCGGCCGGCGGGCGCTGCACCGGACCCTGGGCATGAGGGCGGCTGCGGGGTAA
- a CDS encoding ABC transporter substrate-binding protein gives MRERTKPSGRAGWIGAAAAAAVILVIAGAGAVAAPVTGGTLTIGLEADPTMLDPHASAAAATYLLGSLNVFESLLYQSPDGKLNPWLATSYRISPDGKTFTFVLRQDVRFSDGTPFNADAVKWNFDRIVNPNFRAGGALSSLVGYTGSTVVDDHTVQVHFKDPYAPFLSYVAGGTLAILSPKATAAQTPQQTQRGPVGSGPFTVTEYVTNDHLTFVKNAAFTRRLPWSDHQGAPYLDRIVWKIVPEAETRAITLSSGETQMIYVLGYGTSGSILTQLRKDTRLVEDTRPFPGSAYLWLINVRRPPTDDVRVRQALLYGINRRAIIASVYRGLGSPACGMVSHVMLQDPGACAYYPYDPRKAGALLDEAGWKMGPNHVRLKDGKPLQIVINSLNLGGGDLPDIEPVQAQLLELGFDAKIKSQAFGPRTDDNFKCADNLGTIFLRANDPDTLYALFSTANIGTNFNWSCYSNADVDRLLAEGRSTLDPAKRQAVYVRLDHMLLDQAVAMPMMDELSVWVRRSTVQGVKYNYSTFPAFSDAYVTK, from the coding sequence ATGCGGGAGCGCACGAAACCGAGCGGTCGGGCAGGGTGGATCGGTGCCGCGGCGGCCGCCGCGGTCATCTTGGTCATCGCCGGGGCAGGCGCTGTGGCCGCGCCGGTGACGGGCGGGACCCTGACGATCGGGCTCGAGGCGGATCCGACGATGCTCGACCCGCACGCGTCTGCGGCCGCGGCGACGTATCTGCTCGGTAGCCTGAATGTCTTCGAGAGCCTCCTGTACCAGAGTCCCGACGGCAAGCTCAATCCGTGGCTCGCGACGAGCTACCGCATCTCACCGGACGGCAAGACGTTCACGTTCGTCCTGCGGCAGGACGTGCGCTTTTCGGACGGCACGCCGTTCAACGCGGACGCGGTGAAGTGGAACTTCGACCGGATCGTGAACCCCAACTTCAGGGCCGGCGGAGCGCTGTCGAGTTTGGTCGGGTACACGGGCTCGACCGTCGTGGACGATCACACGGTGCAGGTGCACTTCAAGGACCCCTACGCGCCGTTCTTGTCGTACGTCGCCGGCGGCACGCTCGCCATCCTGTCGCCCAAGGCCACGGCCGCGCAGACGCCGCAGCAGACGCAGCGGGGTCCTGTGGGCAGCGGTCCCTTCACGGTGACCGAGTACGTGACGAACGATCACCTGACGTTCGTCAAGAACGCCGCGTTCACCCGTCGTCTGCCGTGGAGCGACCATCAGGGAGCGCCGTACCTCGACCGGATCGTCTGGAAGATCGTGCCGGAGGCCGAGACCCGCGCGATCACGCTGTCGTCCGGCGAGACCCAGATGATCTACGTCCTCGGGTACGGCACGTCCGGCTCGATTCTCACGCAGCTGCGGAAGGACACGCGGCTCGTCGAGGACACGCGCCCGTTCCCCGGGTCGGCCTACCTGTGGTTGATCAACGTCCGCCGCCCGCCGACCGACGACGTGCGGGTGCGTCAGGCGCTTCTGTATGGCATCAACCGGCGGGCGATCATCGCCTCGGTGTACCGGGGTCTCGGGTCGCCGGCGTGCGGCATGGTGAGCCACGTGATGCTGCAGGACCCTGGTGCCTGCGCGTACTATCCGTACGACCCGCGCAAGGCGGGCGCGCTCCTCGACGAGGCGGGGTGGAAGATGGGTCCCAACCACGTCCGCCTGAAGGACGGCAAGCCGCTCCAGATCGTGATCAACTCCCTGAATCTCGGCGGCGGCGACCTGCCCGACATCGAGCCGGTGCAGGCCCAGCTGCTGGAGCTCGGGTTCGACGCGAAGATCAAGAGCCAGGCGTTCGGACCGCGTACGGACGATAACTTCAAGTGCGCGGACAACTTGGGGACGATCTTCCTGCGGGCGAACGATCCCGACACGCTATACGCTCTATTCTCCACGGCGAACATCGGCACCAACTTCAACTGGTCGTGCTACTCGAACGCGGACGTGGACCGGTTGCTCGCGGAAGGGCGCAGCACGTTGGATCCGGCAAAGCGGCAGGCGGTCTACGTCCGCTTGGACCACATGCTGCTCGACCAGGCCGTGGCGATGCCGATGATGGACGAACTGTCGGTGTGGGTTCGCCGTTCGACCGTCCAGGGCGTGAAGTACAACTACTCGACGTTTCCCGCGTTCAGCGACGCGTACGTGACGAAGTAG
- a CDS encoding ABC transporter permease, with the protein MTRARGRAPGDPAAAAVGAAPRDVGRGRAWRRFWRSRLAVPCAVVVALAIAAALGAPYIAPGNPVRGDLSDALLPPSPAHWFGTDDLGRDEVARLIYGARVSLVAGMISVGIAAAVGVPLGLAAGFAGGLPDEAIMRAVDAILAFPALVLALAISAALGPGLVSSMLAIGFVTIPAFARLTRGQVLAIRHLDFVESARAVGAGALRLLVGHVLPNALSPLVVQASLSVAFAILTEAGLSFLGLGVQPPIPSWGSMLLTGKNYLTTAPWLSLVPGAAIFLTVVSFNLLGDALDDALDPRRTAGSERST; encoded by the coding sequence ATGACTCGCGCGCGCGGACGTGCACCTGGCGATCCGGCGGCCGCGGCGGTGGGGGCCGCACCGCGCGACGTCGGGCGCGGCCGCGCGTGGCGCCGCTTTTGGCGCTCGCGCCTGGCCGTGCCGTGCGCGGTCGTGGTCGCGCTCGCGATCGCGGCCGCCCTCGGCGCCCCGTACATCGCCCCCGGCAACCCCGTGCGCGGCGACCTGTCCGACGCGCTGCTGCCACCCTCGCCGGCCCACTGGTTCGGCACCGACGATCTCGGCCGAGACGAGGTGGCGCGCCTCATCTACGGCGCGCGTGTCTCGCTCGTGGCCGGGATGATCTCCGTCGGTATCGCCGCGGCGGTGGGGGTACCGCTCGGGCTCGCGGCGGGGTTCGCCGGCGGGCTTCCCGACGAGGCGATCATGCGGGCGGTGGACGCGATCTTGGCGTTTCCCGCGCTCGTGCTTGCGCTCGCGATCAGCGCCGCGCTGGGGCCGGGGCTCGTCAGCTCGATGCTGGCGATCGGATTCGTGACGATCCCCGCGTTCGCCCGTCTGACGCGCGGGCAGGTCCTCGCCATCCGCCACCTCGACTTCGTCGAGAGCGCCCGCGCGGTGGGCGCCGGCGCTCTCCGGCTTCTCGTCGGCCACGTGCTCCCCAACGCGCTCTCCCCGCTGGTCGTGCAGGCGAGTCTCAGCGTCGCGTTCGCGATCCTGACCGAGGCCGGGTTGAGTTTCCTCGGCCTCGGGGTCCAGCCGCCCATCCCGAGTTGGGGCTCGATGCTGCTCACCGGCAAGAACTACCTGACGACGGCGCCCTGGCTCTCGCTGGTGCCCGGCGCCGCGATCTTCCTCACGGTCGTCAGCTTCAACCTTCTCGGCGACGCGCTCGACGACGCCCTCGACCCACGCCGGACCGCAGGCAGCGAGCGCTCGACCTAG
- the nikB gene encoding nickel ABC transporter permease, protein MIVYVVRRLLATVPVVVLVTVMVFLLLHITPGDPVVIMLGEEASPDTVAALRHALGLDQPLPAQYGTWLWHAAHGDLGASLRTHDPVGALVLARYPTTLELSALAMILSLCIAIPAGVLSAVRRNSWLDVLVTPLAISGISMPSFWLGILLIWFFSVLLPWFPTVGFVPLGVSLAGNLHTMVLPVVTLGAALAAIVMRITRASLLHVLQLDYVRTARAKGVRERGVVLRHALRTALIPVVTVLGLQTGSLLGGAVIVETIFALPGVGRLIVDAIFARDFPVVQGAVLVLALSFILVNLGVDLVYARLDPRIRYQ, encoded by the coding sequence ATGATCGTGTATGTCGTCCGCCGTCTTTTGGCGACGGTCCCGGTGGTCGTGCTCGTGACGGTCATGGTGTTTCTGCTGCTGCACATCACGCCAGGCGACCCGGTCGTGATCATGCTCGGCGAGGAAGCGTCCCCCGACACCGTGGCCGCGCTCCGCCACGCCCTCGGCCTCGACCAGCCGTTGCCGGCCCAGTACGGGACGTGGCTGTGGCACGCGGCGCACGGGGATCTCGGGGCGTCGCTGCGGACGCACGATCCCGTCGGCGCGCTCGTGCTCGCGCGCTATCCGACCACGCTCGAGTTGTCGGCCCTGGCCATGATCCTGTCGCTGTGCATCGCCATCCCGGCGGGCGTGCTCAGCGCGGTGCGCCGCAACTCCTGGCTCGACGTGCTCGTGACGCCGCTGGCGATCTCCGGGATCTCGATGCCGAGCTTCTGGCTCGGCATCCTGCTGATCTGGTTCTTCTCGGTGCTGCTGCCGTGGTTTCCGACGGTGGGGTTCGTGCCGCTCGGCGTCAGCCTCGCCGGCAACCTCCACACGATGGTGCTGCCGGTCGTGACGCTCGGCGCCGCCCTCGCCGCGATCGTGATGCGGATCACGCGCGCGAGCCTGCTGCACGTCCTGCAGCTCGACTACGTGCGCACCGCCCGCGCGAAGGGGGTGCGCGAGCGCGGGGTCGTGCTGCGCCACGCCCTGCGCACGGCGCTGATTCCCGTGGTGACCGTGCTCGGGCTGCAGACGGGGAGCTTGCTCGGCGGTGCCGTGATCGTCGAGACGATCTTCGCGCTGCCCGGGGTCGGGCGCCTGATCGTGGACGCGATCTTTGCGCGTGACTTTCCCGTCGTGCAGGGGGCGGTGCTCGTGCTGGCGCTTTCGTTCATCCTCGTGAACCTCGGGGTCGATCTCGTCTACGCGCGGCTGGACCCGCGGATCCGCTACCAATGA
- a CDS encoding ABC transporter substrate-binding protein: MSDERRDRSERLPRRELLRRAAILAAAVPGAGAAFAAAPPSASLAAGAAPRRGGTLTVGLDSDATTLDPGYSTAEVDRQIYYGFFDGLVDVDAQLRIVPKLAVSWKPLNDTTWEVKLRPGVRFHDGTVFDAQGAKANFDRILDPKAGSPRRGEIPYVEAAEAVDAATLRLHLTGAFAPLPYSLSGFSGLMISRAAIDKYGKDLASNPIGTGPFSFVRWLKGDHIDGKAFADYWQKGRPYVDAIRYEGIPDPEVKANAVRSGTIDATENLLAKDTGALQHDSGLQMYARPGLSVASLRLQLAKPPFNNRALREAIGWAVDRGAINRIVYYGIGAPARSFLPPTALGYDPAFNPFPQRDLVKAKAKLAEGGQPHGFAVQVQILNNPEIIQLAQAIKQQLADVGIDAQLVTLDNGTLLGRLVAADFAASIITYFGTLDPFQGFSRFFLSTSKLNVYGYKSPEFDGLLAKAAATADAKARAALYSRMDRLVGTDLPWVFLRYPDYTEALRTRVQGYTYIPDGGMRFTDAWLTS; encoded by the coding sequence ATGTCTGACGAGCGGCGCGACAGGTCCGAACGTCTGCCCCGGCGGGAACTCTTGCGCCGTGCGGCGATCCTGGCGGCCGCCGTCCCCGGGGCCGGCGCGGCGTTCGCGGCCGCACCGCCGTCGGCGTCGCTCGCGGCCGGCGCAGCGCCCCGCCGCGGCGGGACCCTGACCGTGGGGCTGGACTCGGACGCGACGACGCTCGACCCCGGATACAGCACCGCCGAAGTCGATCGTCAGATCTACTACGGTTTTTTCGACGGGCTGGTGGACGTTGATGCGCAATTGCGCATCGTCCCGAAGCTCGCCGTAAGCTGGAAACCCCTGAACGACACGACCTGGGAGGTCAAGCTCCGGCCGGGCGTCCGATTCCACGACGGAACCGTGTTCGACGCCCAGGGCGCGAAGGCGAACTTCGATCGCATCCTCGACCCCAAGGCGGGGTCCCCGCGCCGCGGGGAGATCCCCTACGTGGAGGCTGCGGAAGCCGTGGACGCCGCGACGCTGCGGCTGCACCTCACGGGTGCGTTTGCGCCGCTGCCGTACTCGCTGTCGGGGTTTTCCGGGTTGATGATCTCGCGGGCGGCGATCGACAAGTACGGGAAGGACCTCGCGAGCAACCCGATCGGCACCGGTCCGTTCTCGTTCGTGCGCTGGCTCAAAGGCGACCACATCGACGGCAAGGCGTTTGCGGACTACTGGCAGAAGGGCCGTCCCTACGTGGACGCCATCCGCTACGAGGGGATCCCCGATCCCGAGGTCAAGGCGAACGCGGTTCGGAGCGGCACGATCGACGCCACGGAGAACCTGCTCGCGAAGGACACCGGAGCGCTCCAACATGACTCGGGGCTGCAGATGTATGCGCGGCCGGGGTTGTCCGTCGCCTCGCTGCGTCTCCAGCTCGCAAAGCCGCCGTTCAACAACCGCGCGCTGCGCGAGGCCATCGGGTGGGCGGTGGATCGCGGGGCGATCAACCGGATCGTCTACTACGGGATCGGCGCGCCGGCCAGATCGTTCCTGCCGCCGACCGCGCTCGGCTACGATCCGGCGTTCAACCCGTTTCCGCAGCGCGACCTGGTGAAGGCCAAGGCGAAACTCGCCGAGGGCGGGCAGCCGCACGGGTTCGCCGTGCAGGTCCAGATCCTGAACAACCCGGAGATCATCCAGCTCGCGCAGGCGATCAAGCAGCAACTGGCCGATGTCGGGATCGATGCGCAACTCGTGACGCTCGACAACGGGACGCTGCTCGGCCGGCTGGTGGCCGCGGATTTCGCCGCGTCGATCATCACGTACTTCGGGACCCTCGATCCGTTCCAGGGGTTCAGCCGGTTCTTTCTCAGCACGAGCAAGCTCAACGTGTACGGGTACAAGAGCCCGGAGTTCGACGGGCTGCTGGCCAAGGCCGCCGCGACGGCGGACGCCAAGGCGCGCGCGGCGCTGTACTCCCGCATGGACCGGCTCGTGGGGACGGACCTGCCGTGGGTGTTCCTGCGGTACCCCGACTACACGGAGGCGCTGCGCACCCGCGTGCAGGGGTACACGTATATCCCGGACGGCGGGATGCGCTTCACCGACGCGTGGTTGACGTCGTAG
- a CDS encoding amidohydrolase, which translates to MQLADRGEEGVVHGSVLNSEAGSTAIGIGVLRTTRPDRVCSRITSRSSACRVRVARRAARRVRDVVAFDRDVRLRVVMAHHYHAATGLSWGAHAVHFGSAAVAQGARARSLKRSAVGASTAVRARDGTEARQKITRVERPAAVRRRTDVSDVDQITRQVELKRDTFVALADEIWRLAELRFNEHKSAAAHVAALEEEGFRVTRNVAGIETAFVAESGSGGPVIGFLGEYDALAGLSQDAGVAEPRTATPGGIGHGCGHNLLGAGAALAAVALRNHLMATGIKGTVRFYGCPGEEGGSGKAFMARAGAFDDLDVALSWHPGSFAAVMSRGSLANIQVYYRFRGRAAHAAGAPHLGRSALDAVELMNIGVNFLREHMPSSARVHYSITDAGGISPNVVQPKAEVLYLIRAPEVAQAQTLFARVRKIAEGAALMTETELEVEVDKACSNLVPNTVLERAMDENLTRMGGVAFDAQDAAFAERIRQTLTPDDIGSSIETHGTPAAQAHGLYGLPVPLEGPPRLLSGSTDVGDVSWIVPTAQMWGACYAVGTPFHSWQMVAQGASPAAHKGMVHAAKVMAATGLDAVRDQELRLRAKAELAERTGGQGYRCPIPDDVVPAPLRRARTT; encoded by the coding sequence GTGCAGCTCGCCGATCGTGGCGAAGAGGGGGTCGTTCACGGCAGCGTCCTGAACAGCGAGGCCGGCTCGACCGCCATCGGGATCGGCGTGTTGCGGACGACCCGGCCGGACAGGGTCTGCAGCCGGATCACCTCGCGCAGTTCGGCGTGCCGCGTGCGCGTGGCCCGCCGTGCGGCGCGGCGGGTGCGCGACGTCGTGGCCTTCGATCGGGACGTGCGTCTTCGCGTTGTCATGGCACATCACTACCACGCGGCAACCGGGTTGTCCTGGGGCGCCCATGCGGTCCATTTCGGCAGCGCCGCCGTCGCGCAGGGCGCACGCGCGCGGTCGTTGAAGCGATCGGCGGTGGGCGCCTCGACCGCGGTCCGCGCTCGAGACGGTACCGAGGCGCGGCAGAAGATCACACGGGTGGAGCGACCGGCAGCGGTCAGGAGGAGAACCGACGTGTCCGACGTCGATCAGATCACGCGGCAGGTGGAACTCAAACGCGACACGTTCGTCGCTCTCGCGGACGAGATTTGGCGTCTCGCCGAGCTTCGGTTCAACGAACACAAGTCCGCGGCCGCACACGTCGCCGCGCTCGAGGAGGAAGGGTTCCGCGTCACGCGCAACGTCGCGGGGATCGAGACCGCGTTCGTCGCCGAATCCGGGAGCGGCGGTCCCGTGATCGGATTTCTCGGCGAATACGACGCGCTCGCGGGCTTGAGCCAGGACGCAGGCGTCGCGGAACCGCGCACCGCCACCCCGGGCGGGATCGGGCACGGCTGCGGCCACAACCTGCTCGGGGCGGGCGCGGCGCTCGCCGCGGTGGCGCTCCGCAACCATCTCATGGCCACCGGGATCAAAGGGACGGTACGGTTCTACGGCTGCCCGGGAGAGGAAGGCGGCTCCGGCAAGGCGTTCATGGCCCGCGCCGGTGCGTTCGACGACCTCGACGTCGCACTCTCCTGGCATCCGGGCAGCTTCGCCGCGGTGATGTCGCGCGGCTCGCTCGCGAACATCCAGGTCTACTATCGATTCCGGGGCCGCGCCGCCCACGCCGCCGGCGCGCCGCACCTCGGCCGGAGCGCGCTCGACGCGGTGGAGTTGATGAACATCGGCGTGAACTTTCTGCGCGAACACATGCCGTCGAGTGCCCGGGTGCACTACTCGATTACCGACGCGGGCGGCATCTCGCCCAACGTGGTGCAGCCGAAGGCCGAGGTGCTGTACCTGATCCGCGCCCCCGAAGTGGCCCAGGCGCAGACCCTGTTTGCCCGCGTGCGGAAGATCGCGGAGGGCGCGGCGCTGATGACCGAGACGGAGCTGGAGGTCGAGGTCGACAAGGCGTGCTCCAACCTCGTGCCCAACACCGTGCTCGAGCGCGCCATGGACGAGAACTTGACGCGCATGGGCGGCGTCGCATTCGACGCGCAGGACGCGGCGTTCGCCGAGCGGATCAGGCAGACGTTGACGCCGGACGACATCGGGTCCAGCATCGAGACGCACGGCACGCCGGCGGCCCAGGCCCACGGGCTGTACGGGTTACCGGTGCCGCTCGAAGGCCCACCGCGTCTGCTCAGCGGGTCCACCGACGTGGGGGACGTGAGCTGGATCGTGCCCACCGCGCAGATGTGGGGCGCCTGTTACGCGGTCGGGACGCCGTTTCACTCCTGGCAGATGGTCGCGCAGGGCGCGTCGCCCGCGGCACACAAGGGCATGGTGCACGCGGCCAAGGTGATGGCCGCCACCGGACTGGACGCGGTCCGCGACCAGGAGCTGCGGTTACGTGCGAAGGCCGAGCTTGCGGAACGCACGGGGGGCCAGGGCTACCGGTGTCCGATCCCGGACGATGTCGTGCCCGCGCCGCTCCGCCGCGCCCGTACAACCTAG